Proteins co-encoded in one Timaviella obliquedivisa GSE-PSE-MK23-08B genomic window:
- a CDS encoding caspase family protein produces MANYWAIAIGINQYQSFQPLIYAQRDAQLFRDFLVTDGGFEADHCLLMTDSALTPDHVAYPSRGNIQARIVQICQQILRPSDLLWCFFSGYGMRFQGRDYLMPVDSDPLHVETTGIPMESIYRLLHAAPTDNIIVVLDINRSQSALTGEGVGAETAALAKQYGIATFLSCLPEQFSHETLALRQGLFTSAVVEAIRYQGCVTLEQLEQYLEDRLPQLSEHHWRPRQEPLSIIPPEKEYLLIVPEQAAVTLGTVTPLLVPNFVNLSEPAQLPILPQGSSIALLERSPHRLPAADPLSFEALEERSIPQTPASTEPEVSTRDPFIQKLLSWGGMIASVLLVGVLLRNCGILTQPPPSVPVAPKAQSALPSGFLDTTNLPDIKAEAGSPLAAVVTAIDAQQFETAKQQIELIPPAQRQGSYNQALAQIHRGLLSEARSMINRVRETSQQNQASDFVEGIKKVRQIKAGQPFYEEAQQDIDRWSRVILDMAQGRAGRNHGDLSVRAKAENFNGAIASARLIPTDRPELHDQAQQAVGRWGQAILDIALASAAEGNLDEAIAAAEMVPPNTPVYPDAQEAIAGWRNQTLPDLEPALAPTNDLGLVEPVPLAPEPADF; encoded by the coding sequence ATGGCAAATTACTGGGCGATCGCAATTGGCATTAATCAGTATCAATCGTTCCAGCCGCTGATCTACGCCCAGAGGGACGCACAGTTGTTCCGCGACTTTTTGGTCACAGACGGTGGATTTGAAGCAGATCATTGCCTCTTAATGACCGATAGTGCTTTAACCCCTGACCATGTGGCATACCCCAGCCGAGGCAATATCCAAGCTCGGATTGTCCAAATTTGCCAGCAAATTCTGCGCCCCAGTGACTTGCTCTGGTGTTTCTTCAGCGGCTACGGTATGCGGTTTCAAGGCAGAGATTACTTGATGCCTGTGGATAGCGATCCGTTGCACGTAGAAACGACGGGCATTCCCATGGAATCAATTTATCGCCTGCTCCATGCCGCCCCAACCGACAACATTATTGTGGTGTTGGACATTAACCGTAGCCAAAGCGCCTTGACTGGCGAAGGTGTGGGGGCAGAAACCGCTGCTTTAGCCAAACAATATGGCATTGCCACCTTCTTATCATGCCTGCCCGAACAGTTTTCTCACGAAACCTTGGCGCTGCGGCAAGGTTTGTTTACCTCGGCCGTTGTAGAAGCCATTCGCTATCAAGGTTGTGTCACGTTGGAGCAGTTAGAGCAATACTTGGAAGATCGCCTTCCTCAACTCAGCGAACACCATTGGCGACCCCGTCAGGAGCCCCTGAGCATTATTCCTCCTGAAAAAGAGTACTTGCTGATTGTCCCCGAGCAAGCCGCAGTCACGCTAGGAACAGTCACGCCGCTCTTGGTTCCCAACTTTGTCAATTTAAGTGAACCTGCCCAGTTGCCGATTTTACCTCAAGGCAGTTCTATCGCCTTGCTGGAGCGATCGCCGCATCGTTTACCTGCTGCTGATCCCTTATCTTTTGAGGCGCTTGAGGAGCGATCGATTCCTCAGACTCCTGCTTCAACGGAGCCAGAAGTTTCTACCCGTGATCCTTTTATTCAGAAGCTTCTATCTTGGGGTGGCATGATTGCCTCAGTCTTATTGGTTGGTGTTCTACTGCGCAACTGCGGCATTCTAACTCAGCCGCCACCCTCTGTGCCCGTCGCGCCTAAGGCTCAAAGCGCTCTTCCTTCTGGCTTTTTAGACACCACAAATCTACCTGACATTAAAGCAGAGGCAGGTTCACCTCTGGCGGCAGTGGTGACGGCGATCGACGCGCAGCAGTTTGAAACGGCGAAGCAACAAATTGAGCTAATCCCGCCGGCACAGCGTCAGGGCAGCTACAACCAGGCTTTGGCGCAGATTCATCGAGGTTTGCTCAGCGAAGCTCGCAGTATGATTAATCGTGTGCGAGAGACTTCTCAACAAAACCAAGCTTCTGATTTTGTGGAAGGCATCAAGAAAGTTCGTCAAATCAAGGCGGGTCAGCCTTTTTACGAGGAAGCTCAGCAGGATATCGATCGCTGGAGCCGTGTCATTTTAGACATGGCACAGGGACGCGCCGGACGTAATCACGGTGACCTGTCAGTTCGAGCGAAAGCTGAAAATTTTAATGGGGCGATCGCGTCTGCCCGACTCATTCCTACCGATCGCCCTGAACTTCATGACCAGGCGCAGCAGGCAGTCGGGAGATGGGGTCAAGCGATTTTAGATATAGCTTTAGCAAGCGCCGCTGAAGGCAACTTAGATGAAGCGATCGCTGCTGCCGAGATGGTACCGCCTAATACGCCCGTTTACCCCGATGCGCAAGAAGCGATCGCGGGTTGGCGCAACCAGACGTTGCCGGATTTAGAACCCGCTCTAGCCCCAACCAATGACCTTGGATTAGTAGAACCTGTTCCCCTTGCGCCTGAGCCAGCCGACTTCTAA
- a CDS encoding primary-amine oxidase, producing MFATAQITVQHPLEPLTAAEVAAAVAIARASQSLGNSFRFPCVTLHEPTKSAVLDFQKGDRILREAFLILLDNATGNTYEAIISLTEKTLVSWKHIPNVQPNIMADELVECEAAVKAHPDFLAALVKRGITNLDLVVVDPWAIGNFGFANEVGIRLSRAICYLRSVPDGNFYSRPIDGLVPVVDLNKMQVLSIEDIGIVPVPPEPGEYATRFTPKLRTDIKPLTITQPEGTSFEVEGHHIRWQKWDFRIGFTPREGLVLYNVSYEDQGKLRSILYRASLSEMVVPYGDPRPQHFRKNAFDLGEHGVGMLANSLKLGCDCLGEIYYFDAALTDSRGNVSITQNAVCLHEEDYGILWKHTDWRLDEAEVRRSRRLAISFIATVDNYEYGFFWYFYQDGNIQYEVKLTGNLLCGALGNMGKYGTLVAPELNAINHQHFFSMRLDFDLEGTANSVYEVNTEAEPMGENNPYGNAFYAQPTLLSTERSAQRLIDPFKARYWKVVNDSVHNRLGQPVGYKIIPGDNAIPYAHPDSAILKRAGFMTKHLWVTPYAANELYAAGAYPNQHLGGEGLPQWTQADRSIENTDIVMWYTFGHHHIPRPEDYPVMSTAYSGFMLKPVGFFDASPAMDVPPSAPKDNCH from the coding sequence ATGTTCGCAACTGCTCAGATCACCGTTCAACACCCATTAGAGCCCTTAACAGCAGCAGAAGTTGCCGCAGCCGTGGCGATCGCCCGTGCTTCTCAATCCCTCGGCAATTCTTTTCGCTTCCCTTGTGTAACTTTGCACGAGCCTACCAAATCAGCCGTTTTAGATTTTCAAAAGGGCGATCGCATCCTCCGTGAAGCGTTTTTAATTTTGTTAGATAATGCGACTGGCAACACCTACGAAGCTATCATTTCTTTGACCGAAAAAACGCTGGTTTCCTGGAAGCATATTCCCAATGTTCAACCCAATATCATGGCCGATGAGTTAGTTGAGTGTGAAGCCGCAGTTAAAGCCCATCCTGATTTTTTGGCGGCTTTAGTAAAGCGAGGCATTACTAATTTAGATCTAGTGGTCGTTGATCCTTGGGCGATCGGTAATTTTGGTTTTGCCAATGAGGTCGGTATCCGCCTTTCTCGCGCTATTTGCTATCTGCGATCGGTTCCTGATGGCAACTTCTATTCTCGCCCAATTGATGGCTTAGTGCCTGTCGTAGACCTTAATAAAATGCAGGTATTATCCATCGAAGATATCGGTATTGTGCCAGTGCCTCCTGAACCCGGCGAGTATGCTACTCGGTTTACTCCCAAGCTGCGCACTGATATTAAACCCCTCACCATTACTCAACCTGAGGGGACTAGCTTCGAGGTTGAAGGTCACCACATTCGCTGGCAGAAATGGGACTTTCGCATTGGTTTTACTCCCCGCGAGGGTCTGGTACTGTACAACGTCAGTTACGAAGATCAAGGCAAACTCCGTTCTATTCTCTATCGAGCTTCTTTGTCTGAAATGGTCGTACCCTACGGTGATCCGCGTCCCCAGCATTTTCGCAAAAATGCCTTTGATCTGGGTGAACATGGCGTCGGAATGCTGGCAAATTCTCTAAAGTTAGGATGCGATTGTTTGGGTGAAATTTATTACTTTGATGCAGCATTAACGGACAGCCGAGGAAACGTTTCAATCACACAGAATGCTGTTTGTTTACACGAAGAGGATTATGGCATTTTATGGAAACATACAGACTGGCGATTAGATGAAGCTGAAGTGAGGCGATCGCGCCGTTTAGCTATTTCTTTTATCGCCACAGTAGATAACTACGAGTACGGTTTTTTCTGGTACTTTTACCAGGATGGAAACATCCAATACGAAGTTAAATTAACGGGAAATCTTCTCTGTGGTGCATTGGGCAACATGGGTAAATATGGCACATTAGTTGCCCCAGAACTCAACGCCATCAATCACCAACACTTCTTCAGTATGCGGCTAGATTTTGACTTAGAAGGGACGGCTAACTCAGTCTACGAAGTCAACACAGAAGCCGAGCCAATGGGCGAAAATAACCCCTACGGCAACGCTTTCTATGCTCAGCCTACGCTTCTTAGCACAGAGCGATCGGCTCAGCGCCTGATCGATCCTTTCAAAGCGCGTTACTGGAAAGTGGTCAACGATTCTGTTCATAATCGTTTGGGTCAGCCCGTGGGCTACAAAATTATTCCAGGCGATAATGCTATTCCTTACGCTCATCCTGACTCAGCCATTCTCAAACGGGCTGGCTTCATGACCAAGCACCTCTGGGTGACACCCTACGCTGCTAATGAACTATACGCTGCCGGAGCTTACCCTAACCAGCATCTTGGCGGTGAAGGGTTACCTCAGTGGACACAGGCAGATCGTTCTATTGAGAACACTGATATCGTGATGTGGTACACGTTTGGACACCACCATATTCCACGTCCGGAGGATTATCCAGTGATGTCCACTGCCTATTCTGGGTTTATGTTAAAACCCGTGGGGTTCTTCGATGCAAGCCCAGCGATGGATGTGCCGCCCTCTGCCCCGAAAGACAATTGTCACTAA
- a CDS encoding sugar ABC transporter substrate-binding protein produces MSLLKSTLRQWLPVVGMLLLAACSTANPSSTERTDSALQSSGSTQFSAAKGCKNVGILLPESDSSARYEAYDRPLLEQEIKAAIPDVALQYFNANNSATTQQNQAEAALTKGACILVVGPNDSEQASVIVQQAKNNGVPVIAYDRLIQDPDLAYYVSFNNEKVGELQGQYIVDQLAAGTLKLEKGANLVMINGAQTDNNALLFRKGALSKLQPLIDKGELKLVFDQYTPNWDSARAQSMMEGVLTKTSNNVQIAYAANDGLANTVIAALRAQNLNGKVLVTGQDATLTGIQNILSGDQGMTIYKPIAREAKATAQLVRALSRGEDTQSLVNGATEIQGGKSIPSILENPIVVDQKNVADTVIKDGFLTKEQVCKGLPVKASSVCL; encoded by the coding sequence ATGTCTCTACTAAAGTCAACCCTTCGCCAGTGGCTCCCAGTCGTTGGAATGCTGTTGTTGGCTGCGTGCAGCACTGCCAACCCATCCTCCACAGAAAGAACTGACTCAGCCCTACAAAGTTCTGGCTCAACTCAATTCTCTGCTGCAAAAGGATGCAAAAACGTAGGCATTTTATTGCCTGAATCTGATTCTTCAGCTCGCTACGAAGCATACGATCGCCCCCTTCTAGAACAAGAAATTAAGGCAGCAATTCCTGATGTCGCTCTTCAGTATTTTAACGCTAATAATAGCGCTACAACTCAGCAAAACCAAGCTGAAGCAGCCTTGACTAAAGGGGCTTGTATTTTGGTAGTTGGTCCCAATGACAGTGAGCAGGCATCTGTCATTGTTCAGCAAGCGAAAAATAACGGCGTACCTGTGATTGCTTACGATCGCCTCATCCAAGACCCTGACTTAGCTTACTACGTCTCTTTTAACAACGAAAAAGTGGGCGAACTGCAAGGGCAATATATTGTCGATCAATTGGCAGCAGGAACATTGAAATTAGAGAAGGGTGCCAACCTGGTGATGATTAACGGCGCTCAAACTGATAATAACGCGCTGCTGTTTCGGAAAGGTGCACTCAGCAAGCTACAACCTTTAATAGACAAAGGAGAGCTTAAGCTAGTGTTTGACCAGTACACACCTAACTGGGATAGCGCTAGGGCTCAATCGATGATGGAAGGTGTTCTCACAAAAACTAGCAATAATGTACAGATTGCTTATGCTGCGAATGACGGTTTAGCGAACACGGTTATCGCAGCACTGCGAGCTCAAAATTTGAACGGTAAAGTCCTAGTTACAGGACAAGATGCCACGCTGACTGGAATTCAAAATATCCTGTCGGGTGACCAAGGAATGACCATTTATAAGCCCATTGCTAGAGAGGCAAAGGCAACCGCTCAGCTAGTACGGGCTTTGAGCCGTGGAGAAGACACCCAATCTTTAGTCAATGGTGCAACAGAGATTCAAGGAGGAAAGAGCATTCCGTCAATTCTAGAAAATCCGATCGTGGTAGATCAGAAGAACGTGGCTGATACCGTCATTAAAGATGGATTTTTAACGAAGGAACAAGTCTGTAAAGGCTTACCTGTTAAAGCAAGCAGCGTTTGTCTATGA
- a CDS encoding inner-membrane translocator, producing MKSLEPDVTPRSSNPSIAAQPAAKFDLRSLMQGDLGFIPVILTLALITIYFQITTSGIFLEARNLSNLTQQIVTIAILSVAAVLVLLLGEIDLSLAAVAYACSAIMATVSVYQNWNAGWAILAALVAGAVIGLINGFFVAVLRVPSFIVTLAGSIGYAGLLLVVMGAQTTLVVRDPFIRSLAPTYLPAGWGWGLPLLCLGLYALGVWYDQKRRSQANLPVKHPTQLVLQLLAAAAVVVVLIFLFQSYQGVPQAVMIALGLVVVAWLILRKTTFGRHLYAVGGNAEAARRAGINVVRMKLTVFMVASMLAALAGVMMTSRSTAVATQISSTLLLNAIAAAVIGGVSLFGGKGSVWAVILGALVIGSLDNGLDLLNQDQGIKNMVQGGVLLLAVTADAIVRRAGFAKVKK from the coding sequence ATGAAAAGTTTAGAACCTGATGTTACTCCTCGTTCTTCCAACCCCTCGATCGCCGCGCAACCTGCGGCAAAGTTTGATTTGCGATCGCTCATGCAAGGTGATCTTGGCTTCATTCCCGTCATCCTGACCCTAGCGCTGATTACCATTTATTTTCAAATCACGACCAGTGGTATATTCCTCGAAGCTCGTAACTTGTCCAACCTGACCCAGCAGATTGTGACGATCGCTATTCTCAGCGTTGCCGCTGTTCTTGTGCTGCTCCTAGGCGAAATTGATCTGAGTCTCGCTGCCGTTGCTTATGCCTGCTCTGCAATCATGGCAACCGTTTCCGTCTATCAAAACTGGAATGCAGGCTGGGCAATCTTAGCAGCCCTTGTTGCTGGGGCAGTAATTGGATTAATCAACGGTTTCTTTGTCGCAGTGCTGCGAGTTCCGTCTTTCATTGTGACGTTGGCAGGTTCGATTGGCTACGCAGGATTACTGCTAGTGGTCATGGGAGCGCAGACTACTTTAGTCGTACGCGATCCATTTATTCGTTCTTTAGCACCAACTTACTTACCTGCGGGTTGGGGGTGGGGACTGCCGCTGTTATGTCTAGGGCTATACGCGCTAGGCGTTTGGTATGACCAAAAACGGCGATCGCAAGCAAATCTACCTGTCAAACATCCCACTCAACTGGTTTTGCAACTGCTCGCTGCCGCTGCTGTCGTTGTCGTTCTAATCTTTCTGTTTCAGTCTTATCAGGGCGTTCCTCAAGCCGTCATGATTGCCTTGGGCTTAGTAGTAGTTGCTTGGCTCATTCTTCGTAAAACTACCTTTGGAAGACATCTCTACGCGGTCGGTGGCAATGCCGAGGCAGCCAGAAGAGCAGGCATTAACGTGGTGCGCATGAAGCTGACTGTTTTCATGGTGGCTTCTATGCTGGCAGCTTTAGCAGGCGTGATGATGACTTCTCGCAGTACAGCAGTTGCGACCCAAATTAGTTCTACCTTGTTGTTGAATGCGATCGCCGCCGCCGTAATTGGAGGAGTCAGCCTGTTTGGAGGGAAAGGTTCAGTCTGGGCAGTCATCTTAGGGGCGCTTGTGATTGGGAGCCTCGACAACGGACTAGACCTGCTCAACCAAGACCAAGGCATTAAAAATATGGTTCAAGGGGGCGTTCTTCTTCTTGCCGTCACTGCCGATGCCATCGTCCGTCGGGCTGGCTTCGCTAAAGTCAAAAAATAA
- a CDS encoding ATP-binding cassette domain-containing protein: MANITSPLPDRIFTSSQAPRLQLKNISKSFGGVQALSQVDFEVFDGEVVGLVGDNGAGKSTLVKTMSGAYVPDSGEISIDGQPVTISSPQDSTRLGIETVYQDLALCDNLDVVANLWLGREAHRSLFPGFFRILDETEMEQKTIEVLKTLDVKIPSVRSTVASLSGGQRQCIAVAKTILRQPKVVLLDEPTAALGVAQTRQVLNLILRLKERGLAIVVISHNLHDVFEVTDRIVVMRLGKRIRTFETSQTTPERVVGAITGAETEEIEA, translated from the coding sequence ATGGCAAATATTACTTCTCCTCTGCCCGATCGCATTTTCACTAGCAGTCAAGCTCCGCGTTTACAGCTTAAGAATATTTCTAAAAGCTTTGGTGGCGTTCAGGCACTCAGCCAAGTTGACTTTGAAGTTTTCGATGGTGAAGTAGTCGGACTTGTGGGCGATAACGGGGCAGGAAAATCCACTCTAGTTAAAACAATGTCTGGAGCTTACGTCCCTGACAGTGGCGAAATTTCAATTGATGGTCAGCCTGTAACGATTAGCAGCCCTCAAGATTCCACCCGGTTAGGCATTGAAACCGTCTACCAAGATTTAGCGCTCTGCGACAATCTAGATGTAGTTGCCAATTTATGGCTAGGACGGGAGGCGCATCGCAGTCTCTTCCCAGGGTTCTTTCGCATTTTAGATGAGACCGAAATGGAACAAAAAACCATTGAGGTTTTAAAGACTCTAGATGTCAAAATTCCCTCTGTGCGCTCCACTGTTGCTTCACTGTCGGGTGGACAACGCCAATGCATTGCCGTTGCAAAAACAATTTTGCGCCAGCCTAAGGTTGTATTACTCGACGAACCGACCGCCGCTTTGGGAGTTGCTCAAACCCGCCAAGTGCTGAATTTAATCTTGCGTTTGAAAGAACGCGGACTGGCTATTGTGGTTATTTCTCACAACTTACACGATGTGTTTGAAGTGACCGATCGCATTGTGGTCATGCGTTTGGGAAAAAGAATTCGTACCTTTGAAACCAGTCAAACAACCCCAGAGCGCGTGGTGGGTGCCATCACTGGGGCAGAAACCGAAGAAATTGAGGCTTAA
- a CDS encoding pantothenate kinase, whose translation MKAAPTQSWLALMIGNSRLHWAWFLNSTLHQTWDIAHLTPEAIASLFTPNSHLSKLFNEASDLFPLTHLELPLRIASVVPSQTALWQGYPRVQVLELGQVPIGGIYPSLGIDRALALLGASKTLGFPVLVIDAGTALTFTAMDDQAQFFGGAIVAGLHTQLRSLAQNTAALPVVNSCITVLPSRWAMNTPDSIQSGIIYTLLASIRDYGEAWLERFPGGAIALTGGDRDVLFQHLQTQFSDLATRIRVEPNLIFWGMQAI comes from the coding sequence ATGAAGGCGGCACCCACCCAATCTTGGCTGGCATTAATGATTGGCAACTCTCGCCTACATTGGGCTTGGTTTCTCAACTCTACCCTCCACCAAACCTGGGATATTGCCCATTTAACGCCCGAGGCGATCGCTTCTCTATTTACTCCAAACTCCCATCTCTCCAAGTTATTTAATGAAGCTTCTGATCTCTTTCCCCTGACCCATCTCGAATTGCCATTGCGAATTGCTTCAGTAGTTCCCTCTCAAACAGCACTGTGGCAAGGTTACCCCCGCGTGCAAGTTCTTGAGTTGGGGCAAGTGCCGATTGGAGGGATTTATCCATCGCTAGGAATCGATCGCGCTCTTGCTTTACTAGGGGCTTCTAAAACGTTGGGGTTTCCGGTTCTGGTAATTGATGCGGGGACAGCCCTGACGTTTACAGCGATGGATGATCAGGCGCAGTTTTTTGGAGGCGCAATTGTTGCCGGATTGCATACGCAATTGCGATCGCTTGCTCAAAATACTGCGGCTTTACCAGTGGTCAATTCTTGTATTACCGTTTTACCCAGCCGTTGGGCAATGAATACACCAGATTCAATTCAGAGCGGAATTATCTATACGCTGTTAGCGAGTATTCGAGATTATGGCGAGGCGTGGCTAGAACGTTTTCCTGGAGGGGCGATCGCGTTGACAGGAGGCGATCGGGATGTGTTGTTTCAACATTTGCAAACTCAGTTTTCAGACTTGGCAACTCGAATAAGGGTAGAGCCAAATTTAATTTTTTGGGGGATGCAAGCGATTTGA
- a CDS encoding chlororespiratory reduction protein 7 gives MPNSIMYSEDAYVLLEPNQPEQFLSPAELLERLKAVLATRQDDLPRDLQKFSDLEVQAKYLMETSCELDVEPGQYLQWYVVRLEK, from the coding sequence ATGCCTAACTCCATCATGTATTCTGAGGATGCTTATGTTTTGCTGGAACCGAACCAGCCAGAACAGTTTCTTTCGCCTGCTGAGCTATTGGAACGACTGAAAGCAGTTTTGGCAACTCGTCAAGATGACTTGCCAAGGGACTTGCAAAAGTTCTCTGACCTGGAGGTGCAGGCAAAATATTTGATGGAAACATCCTGCGAACTGGACGTTGAGCCAGGGCAGTATTTGCAGTGGTATGTGGTGCGCTTAGAAAAGTAA
- a CDS encoding HU family DNA-binding protein translates to MNKAELVDAIATKVEGATKKEIDAVLSAALESIEQAVAAGDKVTLVGFGSFEPRERQERSGRNPRTGEEMTIPATRVPAFSAGKLFKEKVTA, encoded by the coding sequence ATGAACAAAGCTGAACTCGTGGATGCAATTGCCACAAAAGTAGAAGGCGCAACTAAGAAAGAGATCGATGCAGTGCTATCTGCTGCCTTAGAAAGCATTGAGCAAGCCGTTGCAGCAGGCGACAAAGTAACACTGGTTGGATTTGGTTCTTTTGAGCCACGAGAGCGTCAGGAGCGCTCTGGACGCAATCCTAGAACCGGAGAAGAGATGACAATTCCAGCAACAAGAGTTCCAGCATTCTCAGCAGGAAAGTTATTTAAGGAAAAAGTAACCGCCTAG
- a CDS encoding HetZ-related protein 2, whose protein sequence is MALVEEFKEEWRSRIQTESPQLSLTDRESIIAWLIGEDEERYGDLPSAQVTIARQAMDYRYRILQQRYLGVSQESAYRQLIQRLSSLFLIRSKIRTWVALSRDRRRTVMDVLQEVIQEMMQSDTYIRQQVAWIAKCTPNPRVRNALMLASLEEYCLRPIRNQPLLVFRFVNYLRRSQRGGMTHVPTGELIRLVSDEIAPDDAENPVNLLDGQAMMQHQETQAFEEQQTLRTSVTQEFQDYLAEHVEPVAAQWLQLHLQGESQEAIAQALKLPIKQVYRLREKISYHAIRVFGFKHKPELVAVWLGTSLQDHSLGLTPDLWQQYWSTLNTFQQQLLNSLKAGQTMQAIAKHHNLKANQVMGEWSKLYLAAQELRSAS, encoded by the coding sequence ATGGCATTGGTTGAGGAATTTAAGGAAGAGTGGCGATCGCGCATTCAAACAGAGAGTCCGCAACTCTCATTGACCGACCGGGAAAGCATCATTGCTTGGTTGATCGGTGAGGACGAGGAGCGCTATGGCGATTTGCCGTCTGCACAAGTCACCATTGCCCGACAAGCAATGGACTATCGCTACCGCATTTTGCAGCAGCGCTACTTAGGCGTTTCGCAAGAATCGGCTTATCGTCAGCTGATTCAACGGCTCAGCAGCTTATTCTTGATCCGTAGCAAAATTCGGACTTGGGTGGCGCTCTCCCGCGATCGCCGTCGTACAGTCATGGATGTTTTGCAAGAAGTCATTCAAGAGATGATGCAAAGCGATACCTATATCCGTCAGCAGGTGGCATGGATCGCCAAATGTACCCCCAACCCGCGCGTCCGCAATGCCCTCATGCTTGCCAGCCTAGAAGAATATTGTCTGCGTCCCATCCGCAATCAACCGCTTCTAGTCTTTCGCTTCGTCAACTACCTGCGGCGTAGTCAGCGGGGTGGCATGACCCATGTGCCGACTGGAGAACTAATTCGGCTAGTCTCTGACGAAATTGCGCCTGATGATGCCGAGAATCCAGTTAACCTGCTAGATGGGCAGGCGATGATGCAGCATCAGGAAACTCAAGCTTTTGAGGAGCAGCAAACCCTCCGTACTAGCGTCACTCAAGAATTTCAGGACTATTTGGCAGAACACGTCGAACCTGTGGCAGCGCAGTGGCTACAACTCCATCTCCAAGGCGAGTCCCAAGAAGCGATCGCCCAAGCTTTAAAGCTGCCCATCAAGCAAGTGTATCGACTGCGCGAAAAAATTAGCTACCATGCCATTCGGGTCTTTGGCTTCAAGCACAAGCCGGAACTGGTAGCGGTTTGGCTAGGAACCTCGTTACAAGATCATAGCCTGGGGTTAACCCCCGACCTCTGGCAGCAGTACTGGTCAACCCTCAACACTTTCCAACAGCAGCTTCTCAATAGCCTCAAAGCAGGACAAACGATGCAAGCGATCGCCAAACACCATAACCTTAAGGCAAACCAGGTAATGGGCGAATGGAGCAAGCTCTATTTGGCAGCCCAGGAGTTACGCAGCGCCTCCTAA
- a CDS encoding S-methyl-5'-thioadenosine phosphorylase produces the protein MDQVKIGIIGGSGLYKMEALKDVKEVNINTPFGAPSDALIVGELDGTSVAFLARHGRNHSLSPSEVPFRANIYALKSLGIEYIISASAVGSLKAEAKPLDMVIPDQFIDRTKNRASTFFGEGIIAHIAFGDPVCPHLAKVLSDAIATLNLPDLTLHQGGTYVCMEGPAFSTKAESNLYRSWGATIIGMTNLPEAKLAREAEIAYATLAMVTDYDCWHPDHDNVTVEMVIGNLMKNAVNAQQIIRETVRQLTLNPPSSEAHSALKSAIITPLDKAPAATKEKLELLLRKYL, from the coding sequence ATGGATCAGGTCAAAATTGGGATCATTGGCGGCAGCGGACTCTACAAAATGGAAGCCCTTAAAGACGTTAAAGAGGTAAATATTAATACGCCGTTTGGCGCTCCTTCAGATGCTTTAATCGTTGGAGAACTAGACGGCACCTCAGTCGCGTTTTTAGCCCGCCATGGTCGCAACCACAGTCTTTCCCCTTCAGAAGTTCCCTTTCGAGCCAATATTTATGCCCTCAAAAGTCTGGGCATAGAGTACATCATTTCTGCTTCTGCGGTTGGCTCTCTTAAAGCCGAAGCCAAACCTTTAGATATGGTCATCCCTGACCAATTCATCGATCGCACTAAAAATCGCGCCTCTACTTTCTTTGGCGAGGGGATCATTGCTCACATCGCCTTTGGTGATCCGGTTTGTCCTCACTTGGCAAAAGTGCTGAGTGACGCGATCGCCACCCTCAATCTCCCTGACCTAACCCTTCACCAAGGCGGCACCTACGTTTGTATGGAAGGGCCCGCTTTTTCCACCAAAGCCGAATCCAACCTCTACCGCAGTTGGGGTGCCACCATTATTGGCATGACTAATCTGCCCGAAGCCAAGCTTGCCCGCGAAGCCGAAATTGCCTACGCGACCCTTGCCATGGTCACCGACTACGACTGCTGGCACCCTGATCATGACAACGTTACTGTCGAGATGGTGATTGGCAATTTGATGAAAAACGCGGTTAACGCTCAACAAATTATCCGCGAAACCGTCCGCCAACTCACTCTAAACCCACCCTCTTCCGAAGCCCACTCAGCCCTTAAGTCTGCCATCATTACTCCCCTAGACAAAGCCCCAGCCGCAACGAAAGAAAAGCTAGAGCTATTACTGAGGAAGTATTTGTAA